The Erythrobacter sp. SDW2 region GTCGCCAAGTGCCGCACCGCGCTCGCCCATGTCGGGTGTACCGGTGAAGATCTCGACGCCGTGCCCGGCGCGGGCAAAGGCGCGGGCAAGCCGCAGCATCACCGTCTGGCCGCCACCCTTGCGGATGTTGAGCCCGTCGAAGGCGATCCTCATGGCCGCGCTCCTTCAAGCCCGCCGATCATGGCGCTCCAGCGGTCCAGCACCGCGGGACGGTCTAGCTTGGTGGCGAACCATTCCGATGCCTTGCCGCGCATGGCGGGAAGATGTGCCCGCTCATCGCCGATTCGGCAAATCGCGGCGGCAATCGCTGCCGGATCGCGCGGTGCGACCCAGCCGAGACCGTTGTCGGCCACCATCCGGGCGAGCTGGCTCTCCGGCTCGACCACGCACAGCAGCGGCAGGCCGAGGCCGAGATAGGTCAGCGTCTTGGACGGGAAGGCCAGCCGGTAGAGGCCGGGCTCGAGGCTGACGATGCCGACATCGGCTGCGGCAATCTCGGCCCGGGCGGCCTCGAACGGGCGGTGGGGTTCGAACACCACCGCGCGCAGACCCGCCGCTTGCGCCTTGAGGCCCGCCAGCGCCTTGCCTTCGCCCATGAAGACCAGCTCGATATCCTGCCGCTGTGCCTCGACCAGCTTCATCGCTTCGACCAGCAGGTCGAGCCCCTGGAACTGGCCGAGGTTGCCGGCGAAGATCAGTCGCACCTTTTCGCGCACCGGAGGCGGGGGCAGGGCTGCCTTCGCGTCTTCGCCCGCGAAGTTCTCCAGCATGAAATTGTTGATCACCTCCAGTTCGCCGCGCGGGCTGGCGAGCCCACGCACGGTCGCCGCCATATCGTCCGACAGTGCCACCAGCACATCGGCATGGGCGCGGTTGCGGCGCTCAATGCCGGACAGCATGCGGTCGAGCAGGCCGCCTTCCTTCCAGATCCCGCTGTGCCCGCCCAGCTCGGGGTACAGGTCCTGGCAGTGGTAGAGGAATTTGGCGCCGAACAACGCTGCGATCCACCGCCCGATCATCCCTTGCGCAACGGGCGGGATCGTGGCGGTCCAGACAAGGTCATAGCGCTCGCCCTTGAGCCGCCGCCACAGCGCCTTGAGCAGCAGGCGGATCGGGAATGCCAGCTTGTCGAGAACCCGCACGGGTCCGATACGCCGGAAACCGGGCAGCACGCCGAACCGCTCCACCCTGATACCGTCCACCATCTCGCGGCGCCGCATGCGGAGGGCAAGATCACTCTGCTTGTAGCTCGGCTCCTGCGTCCAGATCGTCACCTCGTGGCCTTCGGTCGCCAGCCGCCGTGCGATGCTACGCAGCATCGAGGCGTAAGGCGGACTGTCGGGCCAGAAATGGCGGTAGAGGATGAGGATCTTCACCGGCCTAGCGCCTCGCCACTGTCTGCCAGATCATCGCGATGTCACGGGCAAGGCTGTAATGGTGGAGATAATCGCGATTGATCGCGACCTTGTCGGGCCAGATGACCTCGCGGTTGTAGGCCTCTGGATCGTCAGCCTCGGAGAGAAGCTGTTCCTCGTTGCGGTATTTGAGCGTGGCGGGGCCAGTGATGCCCGGGCGCAGCTCCAGTACTTCACGGTCTGCGCCTTCAAGCGTATCGGCAAAGCCCGCGACATCGGGGCGGGGGCCGACGAAGCTCATCTCGCCCTTCACCACGTTCCACAGCTGCGGCAGTTCGTCGATCTTCCAGCGGCGCAGCCTGGCGCCGAGCGGGGTGATGCGGGCATCTCCGACTGTCGTCACAGATGTTCCTTCGACCGCGCGCATGGTGCGGATCTTGTAGACAGTGAAGGGTCGGCCATGGCGCCCGATCCGCTGTTGGCGGAAGATGCCGCTGGCCCCGGTGTCGCGCCGTGCCAGCATGGCCGCAATGGCGATCACCGGCGCGCTGACGACCAGCCCCGGCGCTGCCAGCGCGAGGTCGAAGGCCCGCTTGGTAAACCGTTGCGCCGGGCTCATCGCCGCGAACCTCAGATGTAGTCGTGCATGCGGATGCCGTCCCAGCCGTTGGACAGCCGGGCGGTGCCGAGGATCAGCTTGACCACGCGTTCGGAGGTATTGGTAATCGCGTAGTCCTCCGGGATCGGGCAATGTTCGCCCGCCGCCTCCCGTGCGGCGTGGATCTTGGTCACCAGCTCGACCGCTTCGCCGATGGTGCCCGCATCGAGCCCGGTGACGACGATATTGCCGGTGTCCATCGCCTCGGGGCGCTCGATTGCGTCGCGCGGGGTGATGGCGGGAAAATCGAGGATCGAGCTTTCCTCGGCAATTGTGCCGCTGTCGCTGATGGCGCAGAAGGCGTTCATCTGCAGGTGGTTGTAATCGTGGAAGCCGAACGGCTTGAGGTCGCGCACGCGGCTGTCGAACTTCACGTCCATCGCGTCGAGCCGCTTGCGGGTGCGTGGGTGGGTCGAGACGATCACCGGCACGTCATAGCGCGCGGCGAGGCCGTTCAATGCCTCGACCAGCTGCGCCAGCCGCGGCTTGCTGTCGACATTCTCCTCGCGGTGGAGCGAGACGATGAAATACTTAGCCTTCTCCAGCCCCAGCTGGCCCAGGATAGCCGAGGCTTCGATCTGCGAACGGTAGGTCTCCAGCACTTCGCGCATGGGCGAGCCGGTCAGATAGACCCGGCGGTGCTGCATGCCTTCGCTCAGCAGATGGCGGCGGGCGTGCTCGGTATAGACCAGGTTGAAGTCGCTGATGTGGTCGACCAGCCGGCGGTTGGTCTCCTCCGGCACATTACGGTCGAAGCTGCGGTTGCCGGCCTCCATGTGATAGACCGGGATCTTCATCCGCCGGGCCATGATCGCGGCGATGGCGCTGTTGGTATCGCCCAGCACCAGCAGCGCATCCGGCCGGTGTTCCTTCAGTTCCTTCTCGGTCTCGATCAGGATGCCGCCCAGCACCGCGCCAAGGCTGGAGGTGTCGACGCCGAGAAAATTGTCCGGCTTGCGCACGCCGAGGTCGCTGAAGAACACCTCGTTGAGCTCGTAGTCCCAGTTCTGCCCGGTGTGGACGATGCGGTGCTCGGTATGCTCGTCGAGCCGCGCCATGACCCGGCTGAGGCGGATGATTTCGGGGCGGGTGCCGAGGACGGTGGTGACTTTGAGTTTCGTCATGGAAGCTTGCTCCTAGGCGTCCTCAGACCGGGTCGGCATAGGTGTCGGGATTGGCGGGGTCGAACATGCGGTGCGACCAGAAGAAGGTGATGACCTCTTCGTCGCCGACGTTCTCGATATTGTGGGTGTGGAGCGGGATCTGGTCGATCGCGGCGGGTTCGTCGCCCGAGACGCGGAACTCGTGGACCTCGTCGGTCAGCACCTTGCGGATGCGGATTACCGCTTCGCCCTTCACCACCAGGAACCGCTCGATCAGGTCGTAGTGGAAGTGATCGCCACGCGTCTTGCCGGGGTGGGTGGTTGAAAGGAAGGTGTGGCTGGCATTGCCGCCCTTGGCGCTCTCGAACAGCCTGCCGCGATGGTCCTCGTTGACCTTGAGCCTGAACGGATAATGCGCCGGATAGGCGGCGGTGCGGTAGCTGTTGAACAGCGCCAGGTCGAACGGGTCGGAAACGTCCGGGATGATGTTGCCGATGTAGAGCGCGTGGAAGCGCTTGAGCTTCTCGTAGAGCTCGACCACCCCGGTGTCGCGGCCATGCGGCGCCAGCTTGCCGACCCTGCCGTGCAGCACCGCGTCGATCGCCATCTGTGCCGCCTCGCCGGCATGGAGCAGCTGGACGCGGCCTTCGGGGTTGAGCGTCGGCTCCCCGCCCTGCCAGATCTGGTCGATCAGCGTGGCGGTGACATTGTTGTAATAGGGCTTGGCGCATTCGCCGAAGATATGCGGCAGCACCAGGTCGGTGAACTTGGGTGCGAACGCCGCCAGCAGTTCGCCCGCGATCCGCTTCGAGCGGCCATAGAAAGTGTCATGCGCAGCATGGGTCGAATTGGCATAGACGACATGCGGGGCGATCCCTGCTGCCTCGCAACCCGCGATCAGTTGGCGGGCGATGGCCGGGTTGCCTGCCTCGACCTCGGCTTCCTCGCCGCGGTTGATCCCGGCGAAGTGGAGAATCGCCTCGACGCCCTGCAATGCGTCGGCCAGCGCGGCAGTGTCCTCGAAGGTGGCCCGGTCGATCTGCACCAATTCATGCTCGGGATCCTCGCCGCGATAGCGCGCGGCGCAGGCCTGGGCGTGGATCCGGGCCGCGGCGTGCCAGCCGAGCAGGCCCTTCGCCCCGGTGACGGCGATCTTCATCGCGCGGCCTGCCAGCTTTCCAGCTCCGCCCGCACTTCGGGCAGCGACAGCAGCAATTCCTTCACGCCCTCCACGGTCAGCCGCTCGGCATTGTGCGAATGGAAATCCTCCTGCGGCGGTTTGTGTTCGGTGTCGCCTTCGGAGAAATAGGCCGAATAGTTGAGATCGCGCTCGTCGAGCTGCAGCCGCCAGTATTCGCCCAGATCCTCCGCCGTCGCCAGTTCCTGCTGGCTGGCGAGGGTTTCGTAGAGTTTCTCGGCATGGCGCCAGCCGATCACCTTGACCTCGTGGTCCGGTACTTCGAACAGTTCGAGCAGCGCGGTGACAAGGTCCTCGATGGTCGAGGCCGGGGCCTTCTTGATGAACAGATCGCCCTGCCGCGCCTGGGCGAAGGCGAAGCGGACCAGCTCGACGCTATCGCGCAGCGGCATCAGGAAGCGGGTCATCTTCGGCTCGGTCACCGTGATCGGATCGCCCGCCTTGATCTGCCTGATGAACAGCGGGATCACGCTGCCGCGCGAATACATCACATTGCCATAGCGGACGCAGGAGATCGTCGTCCCGCCCGCCCCCACTTCGCGCGCGGCGGCCTGGGCGTGCTTTTCCATCATCGCCTTGGACATGCCCATGGCATTGATCGGCTGCACCGCCTTGTCGGTCGAGAGGCAGACGAGGCTCTGCACCCCGGCCTCGATCGAGGCGCGAATGACGTTTTCCGAACCGATGATATTGGTCCGCACCGCTTCCAGCGGGAAGAATTCGCAACTCGGCACCTGTTTGAGCGCCGCGGCATGGAACACCGCATCGACGCCTTTCAGCGCCCGCTCGACGCTGCCGCGGTCCCGTATGTCGCCGATGTAATAGCGCACCCGCGGATCGCGCAGGGCATTGCGCAGCGCGTCCTGCTTTTCTTCATCGCGGCTGAGGATGCGCACTTCGGGCACGCCGTCGTCGAGCAGCGCCCGCAGCATGGTTTTGCCGAACGAGCCGGTGCCGCCGGTGATAAGGATGGAATTGAGGCTCATCGATGTCCCGTCAGTGATACCTGGCGTGTTTCGATGCGGCCCTAAACGCCCCTCCCCCCAATGGGAAGGGCGCATTTGTTACATCGGGCGCGATTGGCCGTGATAGGCGCAGTACCATTCGACAAACCGAGGCACGCCGACGTCGACGGCGGTAGTCGGCGCATAACCGAGGTCGCGCTGGATCGCGCCGATATCGGCATAGGTCTTGTGCACGTCGCCCGGCTGCATCGGCAGCATTTCGAGCTCGGCCTTGCGCCCGCAGGCCTGCTCCAGCACTTCGATGACACGCATCAGATGCTCGCTTCGATTGTTGCCGATGTTGTAGAGCGCATGCGGCTTCACCGAGCCGCCGGCCTTTTCCTCCCCGTCATTGGCAGGTGGATGGTCGAGCGCGGCGACGACGCCCGAAACGATATCGTCGATATAGGTGAAGTCGCGGTACATATCGCCGTGATTGAACACCGGGATGCTCTCTCCCGCGAGGATGCGGCGGGTAAAGTTCCACAGCATCATGTCGGGCCGGCCCCAGGGGCCATAGACCGTGAAAAAGCGCAGGCCCGTCAACGGCAGGCGGAAGAGGTGCGCGTAGGTCTCGCTCATCAGCTCGTCGGCGCGTTTTGTCGCGGCATAGAGCGAGACGGGGTGATCGGCCCGGTCCTCGACCGCGAAGGGCAACTTGGCGTTGCCGCCATAGACCGAGCTGGAGCTGGCATAGACCATATGCGCCGCGCCCCGGTGCCGGGCGATCTCCAGCAGGTTCAGGTGCCCGACCAGATTGGACTGCACATAGGCATGCGGGTTCTCGATCGAATAGCGCACCCCCGCTTGCGCTCCGAGATGGACGATCCGCTCGAACGGCTCGTCCGCCAGTGTCCGTGCCAGCAGCGCGTAGTCGGCGAAATCGAGCTTGTGGAAGACGAAGCGCTCACCCCCCTCGCCACGCAGGCGGGCGAGACGAGCTTCCTTGAGGCTGACCTGGTAGTAGTCGTTGAGATTGTCGATCCCGACGACTTCGTCCCCGCGCGCCAGCAGGCGGGCTGCGAGTTCCGCGCCGATAAAGCCCGCTACCCCGGTAATCAGTACGCGCATCGTGTTCCTTTCGACCCCGGGCTGCCCGTTGACAGCTAGGGGTGCCCGCCGCTTCTAGCGGCAAGTCGTGAAAGTCAGCTTACGGTGATATCCGGGGCGTCTTCCTGCTTCATCCCGACAACGTGATAGCCGCCATCGACATGGTGGGTCTCGCCGGTCACACCGGAGGAGAGGTCGGAAAGGAAGTAAAGCCCCGAACCGCCGACATCCTCGATCGTGATATTGCGCCGCAGCGGCGAGTTGTATTCGTTCCATTTGAGGATGTAGCGGAAGTCGCCGATCCCGCTCGCCGCCAGCGTCTTGACCGGGCCCGCGCTGATCGCGTTGACGCGGATGTTCTGCGGGCCGAGATCGTTGGCAAGATACTTCACGCTCGTCTCCAGCGCCGCCTTGGCGACGCCCATGACGTTGTAATGCGGGATGACCTTTTCCGCGCCGTAATAGGTCAGCGTCACGATGCTGCCGCCGTTGGGCATCATTTCCGCCGCCCGCTTGGCGACGGCCACCAGGCTGTATGCCGAGATGTTCATGGTCATCAGGAAATTCTCGAGGCTGGTGTCGACATACTTCCCGCGCAGTTCGTTCTTGTCGGAAAAGCCGATCGCGTGGACCACGAAATCGATCGTCTCCCACCGGCGCTTCAGCGTATCGAAGGCGCGGTCGAGTGCTTCCATATCCGACACGTCGCAATCGAAGCAGAAATCGCTGCCGAGCTGTTCGGCCAGCGGAACAACCCGCTTCGCCAGCGCTTCGCCCTGATAGGAGAAAGCCAGCTCGGCCCCGTGCTCGGCCAGCTTCTGGGCGATACCCCAGGCGAGCGACTTGTCGTTGGCGAGCCCCATGATGAGCCCGCGCTTGCCTGCCATCAGACCGGTCATATCCAGATTACTCCCTGCCCATCATTCTTGGATCGCATGGCCTTCGACCCCGGTCTTGTCGGCGCGGTCGCTTTCTTCCTCGGGCGTCTCGGCCAGCGCCGCATTCAATTCCGCGCCGATAACGACCCCGAGCCCGACAAGCCAGAAAAAGAACATCGCGACCATGATCCCCGCCAGCGAGCCGTAGGTCAGATCGTATGAAAAGAACCGTGCGAGAACAATGGGCATGGCGAGCGTGACCGCGATCCACCAGACTGTGACGAGCAATGCGCCCGGCCACTTGGGATAGCGTTTTCCGCGATACTTGGCCGGGGTCAGCGTAAGAAACAGCAGGAAGATCGATCCGTACAATCCCAGCGCGGGGACCAGCCGGGACAGCGTCAATTCGCTCAGAATGTTCGCCAGCTGGGGCACGTAGGCGCCGATGAACTGTTGCGCCGCAGTGATCATGAAGCTGGCGATCAGGGACAGCATCAGCAGCAGCACTGCTCCAACGATCACCCCCATCGAAAGCAGGCGGTATTGCCAGAAGGCCCTCACAGCGTGGGTGCCGTAGGCGCGGCGCAGGATATCGCGGATGGTCTCGATCAGGCTGCCGACGGTCCACAGGCCGACCGCGCCCCCGATCCACAACAACCAACCGCTCCGGGCGTCGAGAACTTCGCGCGCCACGGGCCCGATCGTTCTGGCGACGGTGGGCGGCAAGGCCCGCAGGACCGCATCCAGCGTGGCCGCCCGCTCGCTGTTCTCGCCAACAAAGGAGAAAATCGCGGCGCCGGTGATGAAAAACGGGAATATCGCAATCATCGCCAGATAGGCGAGATTGCCGGCGTGGATGAACCCGTCGTTATAGGTGCCGACCGCGACCCTTTTGAACACCTCGAAGGCGCGCGTGCCGGGGCCGACTTCGCGGACTATCCGGCCTTGCAGGCTCGCCTCGTGGCGGCGCGCCTCGGGGGTCGGAGACTGGACTTCACGTTCCTCGGGGTCGGGAATGTCATCCTCGGGGATACGGCCCTCCCTTTCCGGCTGGTGCGGCTAGACACCTAGAATGACGCGCGGATTGGCCGAATCGTTCCAGTCTTTCAACCTCTCGCTGAGTTCGGTGAGGTCTTCGGGCAGGCTGATTTCCAGCTTGACCAGCTGGTCGCCGCGCTTGCCCGACTTGTCGCTGAAGCCCTTGCCGCCCAGCCGCATGACTGTGCCGCCCGACGTGCCGGGTTTGATGGTCAGCATCACCGGCCCATCGACCGTGGGCACCTTGACCTTGGCCCCGTGGACCGCCTCACTGAGCGTCAGCGGCAGGTCGAGCCGGACGTTGTTGCCGTCGCGCTCGAAGAACTTGTGTGGCTCGACGGTGATGGTGACGATCCCGTCGCCGGCTCCGCCCGGGCCCTGTTCGCCCTTGCCCTTGAGCCGCATCTGGGTGCCGTCCTCGACCCCGGCCGGGAGCTTCAGATCGATGGTCTTGCCATCGGCCAGAGTGATCCGCTGGTCGCGCCGGGTCGCCGCGTCGACGAAAGGCACCTTGAGCCGGTAAGCGATGTCGCCGCCCTTGCGCGGCGGTGGCGGGCTGCGCCGACCGAACGGCGAACCGCTGCTGCGGGCACGGCCGCCCCCGCCGCCGAACAGCCCGTCGAATATGTCGCCGAGGTCGATGTCGTCGGTGCCGAAGCCCTGGAAATCCTCGGGCCGGTACTGCCGCTGGCCGCCCCCGCCTCCGAAGCCACCACGACCCATCCCGGAGAAGGGATTGGCCGGGTTGCCGTCGGCGTCGATCTCGCCGCGGTCGAACTGTGCCCGCCTGGCCTTGTCGGACAGCAGGTCATAGGCCTGCGTCACCTTGGAGAACCGCTCGGCGGCGTCGGGCTTGTCCTTGTTGCGATCGGGATGCAGCTCCTTGGCGAGCTTGCGATAGGCGCTCTTGATCTCCGCCTCGGTGGCGGTGCGCGATACGCCAAGGGTGGAATAGGGATCGGCCATGCTGTGTTAGCTAGGTGTAACAGTGGACAGGTGCAAGCATCCCTTTACCGTGCGTTCCAGCCGGTTATGGAACCGTGAAGGATCGAACGGGAGGCCGCATTGGCGGAAGCAAACGGAAAACGCGCGCTGATCACCGGTGTCACCGGACAGGACGGGGCCTATCTCGCGCGGCTGCTGCTGGAGAAAGGCTATGAGGTCCACGGGCTCAAGCGGCGTTCCTCCAGCTTCAACACCGGCCGGATCGAGGACATCTACCAGGATCCGCACGAACCCGATCCGCGCCTGATCCTGCACTATGGCGACATGACCGATGCGACCAACCTCATCCGCATCGTGCAGGAGAGCAAGCCACACGAGATCTACAATCTCGCGGCGCAAAGCCATGTCCAGGTCAGCTTCGAGACGCCCGAATACACCGCCAATGCCGATGCCATCGGGCCGCTGCGCCTGCTGGAGGCGATCCGCATCCTCGGGCTGGAGCAGCACACGAGATTCTACCAGGCCTCGACCTCGGAGCTGTACGGACTGGTGCAGGAAGTACCGCAAAGCGAGCGTACGCCGTTCTATCCGCGTAGCCCCTATGGCGTGGCCAAGCTCTATGGCTACTGGATCGTGGTCAATTACCGCGAGGCTTACGGCATGCATGCCTCCAACGGCATCCTGTTCAATCACGAAAGCCCGCTGCGCGGCGAGACCTTCGTCACCCGCAAGATCACCCGCGCGGCGGCGGCGATTTCGCTCGGGCGGCAGGACCGGCTCTATCTCGGCAACCTCGATGCCAAGCGCGACTGGGGCCATGCCCGCGAATATGCCGAAGGGATGTGGCGGATGCTGCAGCAGGATGTGCCCGACGATTACGTGCTGGCGACCGGTGTGACGACTTCGGTGCGCGATTTCACCCGCTGGGCCTTCGAGGATGCGGGGATCACGCTCGAATTCAGCGGTGAGGGCGTCGACGAGAAAGGCATCTGCGCTGCCACCGGCAAGGTGCTGGTCGAGGTCGACCCGCGTTATTTCCGCCCCGCCGAGGTCGATTTGCTGATCGGTGATGCCGGCAAGGCGCGCGAAAAGCTCGGCTGGGTCCCGCAAATGGGCGTGCGCGATCTCGCGCGGGAGATGGTCGCTGCCGATCTCGAGGTGATGCGGGCGGACACCATCGCCAAGGACTAGCGTGCCGCTACGTCGGCTGGGTGAGCAACGCCCTGCCCGAAGTGCAGGTGATGGACGCGATATCGTCGACCAGAGCGCAGGATCCGGCAGGAACAGCCGCGCCCGCGACGGTGTAATCGCCTTCGATCGGGATCAGCAGCAAGCGGTCCCGATATCGCGCCATGGTTTGCTCGCCGGGCACACCGGCGATCCGGTCGAGCCGGAAGTGTCGGCCCTCGTGCAAGGTGCGTTCATCCCATGGTCGCCCGCCGTCGCGGGCGCGCTTGGCGTAAGTCTCACGCTTCGCCACCGCCAGCGCCTCGTCAAGATGCAGCGGGCGCGGGCGACCGTAGTCATAGAGGCGATAGGTGATGTCCGAATTCTGCTGCACCTCGATCAGCGAGATACCCGGGCCGATGGCATGGATCGTTCCCGCTGGCAGGTAGAAGAAGTCCCCCGGCGCAACTTCGTGCCAGGTGAGCATCTGCTCGATCGAACCATCGAGCGCCGCTGCGCGCAGGGCATCCTCGCTGACCTCTTCGGCGAGCCCGATGGCGAGTTGCGCGCCCGGTTCGGCATCGAGGATGATCCAGCACTCCTCCTTGCCGCGCATGCCCTCGGGAGCCTGCGCGTCGCTCGGGTGGACCTGGACCGAGAGCTTCTCGCTGGTGAACAGGTATTTGACCAGCAGGTCAGGCAGCTCGGCAGGCGGATCGAACCAGATTTCCCCGATGCGTGTGTCGCTGTCATCGGCGAAGGGGGCGGGCAGTTGTTCGCGGCCCCAGACCTTTTCGACCCTGTGGGTAGGCAGCAATTGCATCACTGGCCCTTGGCTCCCGGCAACTTGCCGACGCTCTGTGCGCCTTCACGGGACATCACCAGCACTTCGTCACCATCGACCACCACGATGATGTCGCTGAGGCCGACGACGGAGACGCGCGGGCCGTCGCTGTCGATCACGACATTGGCGGCATCGAGCAGGTCGGCGCGCCCTACAGATTTCTCACCGCGCGCTTCGACCAGCGCCTGCCAGTTGCCGATATCGGACCAGCCCATCGCCACCGGCACCATCGCCTTGCGGCCAGTGGGTTCCATCACGGCGTAGTCGATGCTGTCGCCTTCGATGGCGGCGAAGGCAACGCTGTCTGGCCGAAACGCACCGCCGGTTTCGGAGCCCCCTGCCACAGCCTTGGCGACAGCTGCTGCCATGGCCGGGCGATGCGCGGCGAGTTCTTCGAGCAAGCGGCCGGCGGTGAACAGGAAAATTCCGCCGTTCCAGCTGTATCCGCCATCGGCGAGGAAGCCTTGCGCGGTTGGGAGATCGGGCTTCTCCACGAAGCGGTCGATCCTGTATCCCCCCGCGAGCGGTTCGCCGCGCTTGATGTAGCCGTAGCCGGTCTCCGGTCGCTCGGCGGCGATACCCATGCTGACCAGCCAGCCTGAGCGGGCCAGCCCTGCCCCGACTTCAGCCGCCGCGACAAATGGGGCAGTATCGGCGATGTAGTGATCGCTCGGGCACACCAGCATCACGGCATCGGCCGGTAGACGATGTGCCGCGAGTGCGATGGCTGGCGCGGTGTTGCGACCCATCGGTTCGGCCACCACCGACAGGCCTGCACCGCCCTGTTCGCGGATCAGCGGCAAATACGCTTCGCCTGTCACCACCATCGGTGCGGCAAAGCGGGCCGTGTCGGCGACACGATCGAGCGTCTGTTGGAACAGCGTCCGTTCGCCCAGCAGCGGCAGGAACGGCTTCGGCTTCGCCGGCCGGCTGCGCGGCCACAGCCGCGTGCCGCCGCCGCCGCACAAAATGACAGGATGGATCAGGGCATTCATTGCCCAGCCCGTTACCACAAATTCTCCCAAGAAAAGGTGTCATTGCAGTGCATGGGTGACGGGAGTAGGCGCGTCGATGAAGGAAACAGGCCCATGACACCGCTCGAAACCAGCGAAATTCCCGATACCGATCCCATCGCACTGTTCGCTGCCTGGATGGCCGAAGCCCGCGCCAGCGAGATCAACGATTCGAACGCCATGGCGCTGGCGACGGCGACGCCCGAAGGCGTTCCTTCGGTGCGGATGGTGCTGCTGAAGGATCACGGGCCGCAGGGCTTCACCTTCTATACCAATGCGGAAAGCCGCAAGGGGCAGGAGATCCGCGCCAATGCCCGCGCCGCGCTGCTGTTCCACTGGAAGAGCCTGCGCCGCCAGATCCGCATCGAAGGTCCGCTGAGCGAAGTCGCACCGGAGGTGGCGGACGAGTATTTCCATTCGCGGGCGCGCGATTCGCAATTCGGCGCCGTCGCTTCCGACCAGTCGCGCCCGCTCCCTGACCGGCGGGTTTTTGTCGATCGCTTTGCCGAGGCACAGGCGCGTTTCGGCGATGGCGAGATCGAGCGTCCCAGGCACTGGACCGGCTTCACCGTCACGCCGGAACGGATCGAGTTCTGGCAGGACCGGCCCAACCGTCTGCACGATCGTCGCCAGTTCGTCCGTTCGGGCGGGGGCTGGACCAGCACCTTGCTCTACCCATGAGCGAGAACCGCCACCTGCTTGCCCGAAGCGCTGCCGTGGCATCGATCACGGTCGCCGTGATCCTGGTGATGCTCAAGACCTGGGCGACGCTGCGCACCGGCTCGACCGCCATGCTCGGCAGTCTCGCCGATTCGGCGCTCGACCTCATCGCCAGCCTGGCGACGCTGGTCGGGGTCTGGATCGCTTCGCAGCCAGCCGATGACAACCATCGCTTCGGGCACGGCAAGGCCGAGGCGCTGGCGGCGATTTTCCAGGTCATGCTGATCGCGCTCTCGGCCTCGGGCATCGCCTTTCGCGCCGTCAGCAAGCTGATCGAAGGCGGCCGGGTCGAAGCGGCACCCGAGGGCATGGCCGTCTCGGTCATTGCCATTCTCGCCACGCTGCTGCTGCTCGCATGGCAGCGCTATGTCATTGCCCGGACCCGCTCGGTCGCGATCGGGGCCGACCATGTCCACTACCAGTCCGACCTGCTGCTCAACCTGGCGGTCATCGCCGCGCTGGCGCTGGACCAGTATGCCGGTTTCACCAAGGCCGATCCGCTGTTCGGGCTCGCCATTGCCGCATGGCTGCTGTGGGGGGCATGGAATGCGGCGGGCGAAGCGCTCGACCACCTGATGGACAAGGAATGGCCGGAGGAGCGGCGCGAGGCCTTCCTCACCGTGCTGGCCAAGCATCCCGATATCCGCGGCGTGCATGACCTGCGCACCCGCACCAGCGGGGCGGACGATTTCGTGCAATTCCACATGGCGGTCGATCCGCACCTGACGATCGCCGCCGTGCATGATCTGATGGACGATGTCGAAGCCCGCATCGCGCTGGATTTTCCCGATGTCGAAGTGCTGATCCACCCCGACCCTGTCGGCCTGCAGCGCGAAGAAGGCGTTGCGGGAGAAGAACTGCTGCCGGAAACCGCCAAGGGAGTGACTTCGTGAAGATACCTTACTGGCATGTCGATGC contains the following coding sequences:
- the fabI gene encoding enoyl-ACP reductase FabI, yielding MTGLMAGKRGLIMGLANDKSLAWGIAQKLAEHGAELAFSYQGEALAKRVVPLAEQLGSDFCFDCDVSDMEALDRAFDTLKRRWETIDFVVHAIGFSDKNELRGKYVDTSLENFLMTMNISAYSLVAVAKRAAEMMPNGGSIVTLTYYGAEKVIPHYNVMGVAKAALETSVKYLANDLGPQNIRVNAISAGPVKTLAASGIGDFRYILKWNEYNSPLRRNITIEDVGGSGLYFLSDLSSGVTGETHHVDGGYHVVGMKQEDAPDITVS
- a CDS encoding YihY/virulence factor BrkB family protein, which encodes MFKRVAVGTYNDGFIHAGNLAYLAMIAIFPFFITGAAIFSFVGENSERAATLDAVLRALPPTVARTIGPVAREVLDARSGWLLWIGGAVGLWTVGSLIETIRDILRRAYGTHAVRAFWQYRLLSMGVIVGAVLLLMLSLIASFMITAAQQFIGAYVPQLANILSELTLSRLVPALGLYGSIFLLFLTLTPAKYRGKRYPKWPGALLVTVWWIAVTLAMPIVLARFFSYDLTYGSLAGIMVAMFFFWLVGLGVVIGAELNAALAETPEEESDRADKTGVEGHAIQE
- the gmd gene encoding GDP-mannose 4,6-dehydratase, with the protein product MAEANGKRALITGVTGQDGAYLARLLLEKGYEVHGLKRRSSSFNTGRIEDIYQDPHEPDPRLILHYGDMTDATNLIRIVQESKPHEIYNLAAQSHVQVSFETPEYTANADAIGPLRLLEAIRILGLEQHTRFYQASTSELYGLVQEVPQSERTPFYPRSPYGVAKLYGYWIVVNYREAYGMHASNGILFNHESPLRGETFVTRKITRAAAAISLGRQDRLYLGNLDAKRDWGHAREYAEGMWRMLQQDVPDDYVLATGVTTSVRDFTRWAFEDAGITLEFSGEGVDEKGICAATGKVLVEVDPRYFRPAEVDLLIGDAGKAREKLGWVPQMGVRDLAREMVAADLEVMRADTIAKD
- a CDS encoding class I mannose-6-phosphate isomerase; this translates as MQLLPTHRVEKVWGREQLPAPFADDSDTRIGEIWFDPPAELPDLLVKYLFTSEKLSVQVHPSDAQAPEGMRGKEECWIILDAEPGAQLAIGLAEEVSEDALRAAALDGSIEQMLTWHEVAPGDFFYLPAGTIHAIGPGISLIEVQQNSDITYRLYDYGRPRPLHLDEALAVAKRETYAKRARDGGRPWDERTLHEGRHFRLDRIAGVPGEQTMARYRDRLLLIPIEGDYTVAGAAVPAGSCALVDDIASITCTSGRALLTQPT
- a CDS encoding DnaJ C-terminal domain-containing protein; translated protein: MADPYSTLGVSRTATEAEIKSAYRKLAKELHPDRNKDKPDAAERFSKVTQAYDLLSDKARRAQFDRGEIDADGNPANPFSGMGRGGFGGGGGQRQYRPEDFQGFGTDDIDLGDIFDGLFGGGGGRARSSGSPFGRRSPPPPRKGGDIAYRLKVPFVDAATRRDQRITLADGKTIDLKLPAGVEDGTQMRLKGKGEQGPGGAGDGIVTITVEPHKFFERDGNNVRLDLPLTLSEAVHGAKVKVPTVDGPVMLTIKPGTSGGTVMRLGGKGFSDKSGKRGDQLVKLEISLPEDLTELSERLKDWNDSANPRVILGV
- a CDS encoding NAD-dependent epimerase/dehydratase family protein codes for the protein MRVLITGVAGFIGAELAARLLARGDEVVGIDNLNDYYQVSLKEARLARLRGEGGERFVFHKLDFADYALLARTLADEPFERIVHLGAQAGVRYSIENPHAYVQSNLVGHLNLLEIARHRGAAHMVYASSSSVYGGNAKLPFAVEDRADHPVSLYAATKRADELMSETYAHLFRLPLTGLRFFTVYGPWGRPDMMLWNFTRRILAGESIPVFNHGDMYRDFTYIDDIVSGVVAALDHPPANDGEEKAGGSVKPHALYNIGNNRSEHLMRVIEVLEQACGRKAELEMLPMQPGDVHKTYADIGAIQRDLGYAPTTAVDVGVPRFVEWYCAYHGQSRPM